The DNA segment AGGACGGCCCGTCGTTCCTCGACGGCGGCCAGCCGCAGTGGGTCGGCCTCCAGTCCGGCGAGGTAGCCGGCCAGGTCGGCGGCGATGTCGTCGACTTCGGCGGCGACGCCGGTCAACCGGTCGGCGAGCCCGGTCAGCACCGGATCGTCCTTGCCGGCCGACGCCAGCGACCGGCCGGCCTGCACCAGCAGCGTCACCGCGTCCGCCGCGGGGTCGGTGCCGTCGCTGCGCAGCGCGTCGTGGGCGCGTACGGCGTTCTCCCGCAACGACTCCACCTGCGACAGGCGGCGCGCCTCGGCGGCCAGTTCGGCGTCCTCGGCCGGCAGCGGAGCGGCCGCGTCGATCTCGGCGAGCCCGTGCCGCAGCAGGTCGGCCTCCCGTACCCGCTCCCGGGCGGCGGTGACGATCCGGTCCAGTTCGGCGCTGACCTCACGCAACTGGCTGTACGCCACCGTGTATGCCGCCAGCGGCGTGCCGACGGCGTCGCCGGCGTACCGGTCGAGGGCGGCCCGCTGCCGGGCGGGCGCCAGCAACCGGCGCTGGTCGTCCTGGCCGTGGATGGCGATCAGGTCGTCGGCGACCTCGGCCAGCACGGTGGCCGGCACCGACCTGCCGCCGAGGAACGCCCGGCTTCGACCTTCACTGGACACGGTGCGCGCCAACAGGACGCAGCCCTCGTCGTCGTGTCCACCGGCGTCCTCGACCCGGGCCAGCACGGCAGGCAGTCCCCCTGCTCGCACCCGGCCCTCCACCTCGGCCCTGGCCGGCTCGCCGTCGCCGGCCGACCGGACCGTGCCGCCGTCGACCCGGCCGCCCAGCAGCAGCGCCAACGCCGTGACGACCATCGTCTTGCCGGCTCCGGTCTCCCCGGACAGCACGGTCAGCCCGGCAGCGGGTTCGACCACGGCATCCTCGATGACACCGAGGCCGCGGATCCGGAGCTCCTCGATCACGTCCTGCCGCCCCGCCAACCCTGCACCGGCAACGAGAACTTCGCGACGAGCCGCTCGGTGAAACTCACCGGGTGCAGCCGGGCGAACCGCACCGGGTCCCGGTGGCGGCGCACCTCCACGCGGGCGCCTTCGGGCAGCTCGAAGGAGCGCCGGCCGTCGCACCAGACCACGGCGCCACCGAAGGTCGGCAGCACCTCGATCGCCACCACCGCCGTGGCAGCCACGACCAGCGGCCGGGCGAACAGCGCGTGTGCGCTGATGGGCACCACCACCAGCGCATCGAGTTCCGGCCACACCACCGGGCCCCCCGCCGACCAGGCGTACGCGGTCGACCCGCTGGGCGTCGCGCACACCACGCCGTCGGTGCCCCACCGGGACAGCGGCTGGCCGTCCACGCCGACGACGACCTCGATCATGCGCTCGCGGGACTCCTTCTCCACGCTCGCCTCGTTCAACGCCCAGGTCCGCCACAACTCGTCGGCCCCGGCCATCGCGACGACGTCGAGTGCAAGGCGCTCCTCCACGACGTATCGCCGCGCAGCGATCGCCGCCACGACCACGTCCAGGTCGTCGGGCTCGGCCTCGGCCAGGAAGCCGACGTGGCCGAGGTTGATCGCCAGCAGCGGCGTACCGTCCGCGTGGGCGTACTCGGCGCCGCGCAGGATCGTGCCGTCGCCGCCCAGCACCACGACGAGCTCACACCCTCGCGACGCGCGGGGTCCAGGCGCCACCGCGACGACCGGCTCGCCGGCCAGCAGGTCCCGCTCGTCGGCCGGGACCCGGCAGCCGACGCCGGCGGCGGCGAGCTTGCCGACCACCTCGCGGGCCAGGGTGACCGCCTCCGGCCGGCCGCCGTGCAGCACCAGCAGCACCGACCGGTCGGGCG comes from the Actinomycetota bacterium genome and includes:
- a CDS encoding NAD kinase, with the translated sequence MTTSSEAPDAPAPDRSVLLVLHGGRPEAVTLAREVVGKLAAAGVGCRVPADERDLLAGEPVVAVAPGPRASRGCELVVVLGGDGTILRGAEYAHADGTPLLAINLGHVGFLAEAEPDDLDVVVAAIAARRYVVEERLALDVVAMAGADELWRTWALNEASVEKESRERMIEVVVGVDGQPLSRWGTDGVVCATPSGSTAYAWSAGGPVVWPELDALVVVPISAHALFARPLVVAATAVVAIEVLPTFGGAVVWCDGRRSFELPEGARVEVRRHRDPVRFARLHPVSFTERLVAKFSLPVQGWRGGRT
- the recN gene encoding DNA repair protein RecN; amino-acid sequence: MIEELRIRGLGVIEDAVVEPAAGLTVLSGETGAGKTMVVTALALLLGGRVDGGTVRSAGDGEPARAEVEGRVRAGGLPAVLARVEDAGGHDDEGCVLLARTVSSEGRSRAFLGGRSVPATVLAEVADDLIAIHGQDDQRRLLAPARQRAALDRYAGDAVGTPLAAYTVAYSQLREVSAELDRIVTAARERVREADLLRHGLAEIDAAAPLPAEDAELAAEARRLSQVESLRENAVRAHDALRSDGTDPAADAVTLLVQAGRSLASAGKDDPVLTGLADRLTGVAAEVDDIAADLAGYLAGLEADPLRLAAVEERRAVLGSLRRRYGDTVDDVIAWAAAGRSRLAELDGDDDRVQELTGRRDDLRAALACLAAQLSEARRRAADRLADAVSVELTQLAMPHARLQVSLTRTPDEQGLAVAGEASPVAFGPTGTDEVAFLLAPHPGAPLRPLARGASGGELSRVMLAVEVVFAGSDLVPTYVFDEVDAGVGGAAAVEIGRRLARLARDAQVLVVTHLPQVAAFAERHLAVRKSDDGRVTTSSVEVLDQPGRVRELARMLAGLEGSAAAASHATELLELAAAERVAQPGPQPSDGATAARRSAARGGAARTPGRRAR